The Flammeovirga agarivorans genome has a window encoding:
- a CDS encoding carboxypeptidase-like regulatory domain-containing protein: MKIIYSIVILLSLSFTTFAQDIIRGVVVDAETKESLPYTNIILANAKKGTVSNADGKFNLSLKNIDTSDTLVFSYGGYETVKVVIDKLPRNCQIALKPNIVNLEEVEVTDKQENVKDIIAKIEDNFEKNYVVEAPYKEKLYIHNYGITEFDDDILDPMLVKKSSFEGLNQETFDELKRVLPKEFINYNDAQVMLYHKEDEAKLSNLQAISLEESTASEAYDQLTEKFEGFVNDMESSFNNDEIYYRFKMGIISTKIRGDSTDTEDASDDFERDSTSYTVGTKYIRGGINELKKNYASLDNKNWEFVTKRGKYNYTLEGASMMDDDVVYIITFKPKNGGLFFGKMYVSTETFAVLQIDFEYAPNKEGRDIHLFGFGYTETFKKGRVLFEKSGDKYYVKYINAEEHTTFSVERSFALVKKQKRFFVDKTLNEIKIKFNIVADSKETKELLVLDRKDITEQSYDMVEEEEKMKFQKIVTTQDYIWEHGTVIEPTQELKAYKRKEITENK, encoded by the coding sequence ATGAAAATTATCTACTCAATTGTCATTTTATTATCTCTCTCTTTCACTACGTTTGCACAAGACATCATTAGGGGTGTTGTAGTTGATGCTGAGACGAAAGAATCATTACCGTATACTAATATTATTCTTGCCAATGCCAAGAAAGGAACAGTAAGTAATGCTGATGGGAAATTTAACTTGTCTTTAAAGAATATCGATACTTCAGATACCCTAGTTTTTAGCTATGGCGGTTATGAAACAGTAAAAGTAGTGATCGATAAACTGCCAAGAAATTGTCAAATTGCATTGAAGCCAAATATTGTCAACCTTGAGGAAGTTGAGGTGACCGATAAACAAGAAAATGTAAAAGACATCATTGCTAAGATCGAAGACAACTTTGAAAAGAACTATGTTGTTGAAGCTCCTTACAAAGAAAAACTGTATATCCATAACTATGGGATAACAGAATTTGACGATGATATTCTAGACCCAATGTTGGTCAAAAAATCTAGCTTTGAAGGGCTCAACCAGGAAACTTTTGATGAGTTGAAAAGAGTGCTACCAAAAGAGTTTATCAATTACAATGATGCACAAGTGATGTTGTATCATAAAGAAGATGAAGCCAAACTCTCTAATCTTCAAGCAATTTCATTAGAAGAATCTACAGCATCTGAAGCTTACGATCAGTTGACAGAAAAATTTGAAGGTTTTGTGAACGATATGGAATCCAGTTTTAACAATGATGAAATCTATTATCGTTTTAAAATGGGAATCATCTCTACTAAAATCCGCGGTGATTCAACCGATACAGAAGACGCTTCTGATGATTTTGAAAGAGATAGCACCAGTTATACTGTAGGTACGAAATATATTAGAGGTGGTATCAATGAATTAAAAAAGAACTATGCTTCCTTAGATAATAAGAACTGGGAGTTTGTCACCAAAAGAGGAAAGTACAATTATACTTTAGAAGGAGCGTCGATGATGGATGATGATGTAGTGTATATCATCACTTTCAAACCTAAAAATGGAGGCCTATTCTTTGGCAAAATGTATGTTTCTACAGAGACTTTTGCCGTATTGCAGATTGATTTTGAATATGCTCCTAATAAAGAAGGGAGAGATATCCATTTATTTGGTTTTGGCTACACTGAAACCTTTAAAAAAGGGCGAGTTCTTTTCGAAAAATCTGGAGATAAGTATTATGTGAAATATATTAATGCAGAAGAACACACCACTTTTAGTGTTGAAAGAAGCTTTGCATTAGTGAAAAAACAAAAGCGTTTCTTTGTTGATAAGACATTGAATGAGATTAAAATCAAGTTTAATATTGTTGCAGACTCGAAAGAAACGAAAGAGTTATTGGTATTAGATCGCAAAGATATCACAGAACAATCTTATGATATGGTGGAGGAAGAAGAAAAGATGAAGTTTCAGAAGATCGTAACCACTCAAGATTATATCTGGGAACATGGGACTGTAATCGAACCTACACAAGAGCTCAAAGCATATAAAAGAAAAGAAATTACGGAGAACAAATAA
- a CDS encoding helix-turn-helix domain-containing protein: MKHVKFSKTICGVDFLLNILDFDPSQKHGLTSELQTTDFFQVIFIKRAKGTLQLNDKTIDLKDNSVVFISQHQRHQWKVDLDSFDAKVLVFQEDFLNEFFADKYFTYRLLYFYQSAYELFLPIDTKELQRYTSDLEEIQAELLEPKNDSTHLIRSLLYYILIRLNRSYSEYNKITCAVSIDNLAYKFRKLVEENYITKQRLEEYTELLNISRVALNTAVKAQFNITASDFIKSKIIYEAKMKLIYSNLTVSEIARQLNFSEPNHLSRLFKNKEGVSPNEYRATYQNGRN; the protein is encoded by the coding sequence ATGAAGCATGTGAAATTTAGTAAAACGATTTGTGGTGTTGATTTTCTTTTAAATATCTTAGACTTCGATCCTTCACAAAAACATGGTCTTACATCTGAGTTACAGACTACTGATTTTTTTCAGGTGATCTTTATTAAAAGAGCTAAAGGAACTTTACAGCTTAATGATAAAACAATTGATCTTAAAGATAATTCTGTTGTTTTTATTTCTCAGCATCAAAGGCATCAATGGAAAGTAGATTTGGACAGTTTCGATGCTAAGGTCTTAGTATTCCAGGAAGATTTCTTAAATGAATTTTTTGCCGATAAGTATTTTACTTACCGCTTATTGTACTTCTACCAATCGGCTTATGAGTTATTCTTGCCAATTGACACCAAAGAACTACAAAGGTATACGTCTGATTTAGAAGAGATACAAGCAGAACTTCTCGAACCTAAAAACGACAGTACTCATCTTATCCGTTCGTTACTTTATTATATACTTATTCGATTAAATCGAAGCTACTCAGAATACAATAAGATTACCTGTGCGGTGTCCATAGACAATTTAGCTTACAAGTTTAGGAAACTAGTGGAAGAAAACTATATCACAAAACAACGACTGGAAGAATATACCGAATTGTTAAATATTAGTAGAGTGGCACTAAATACTGCGGTTAAAGCACAGTTTAATATTACAGCTTCAGATTTTATCAAATCAAAAATCATCTATGAAGCGAAAATGAAACTGATCTATTCGAATTTGACAGTTTCGGAAATTGCCCGACAGCTTAATTTTTCTGAGCCCAATCATTTATCTCGATTATTTAAGAATAAAGAAGGGGTGAGTCCGAATGAATATAGAGCAACTTATCAAAATGGTAGGAATTGA